In one Deinococcus sp. QL22 genomic region, the following are encoded:
- a CDS encoding aldo/keto reductase, producing MTIHKRALGHTGLQVSEIGYGAWGIGADMWKGAQDDESLTALRRYIELGGNFIDTAMGYGNGHSERLVGQVAREQEGVYVATKISPKNMQWPARSGTHAPEAFPGDWVVQCTEASLERLGLPCIDVQQFHVWNDDWLSEGDWQEAVAQLKRDGKIRHFGISINDHQPGNAVKAVEAGVVETVQVIYNVFDQSPQDRLLDACLANGVGVIVRVALDEGSLTGNITADTTFPDGDWRNNYFGGHRKADLQPRLRAIEQGLGISTAQLPETALRFVLAHEAVSTVIVGMRSVRNVERNAALGDGQGLSDEQVQQLYAHRWERNWYEPASD from the coding sequence ATGACCATTCATAAACGGGCACTGGGACACACCGGACTGCAAGTCAGCGAAATCGGCTACGGCGCGTGGGGGATCGGGGCCGACATGTGGAAGGGCGCCCAAGACGATGAAAGCCTGACCGCGCTGCGCCGCTACATAGAACTGGGGGGCAATTTTATAGACACGGCCATGGGCTACGGCAACGGCCACAGCGAGCGCCTGGTGGGGCAAGTGGCCCGCGAGCAGGAGGGCGTGTATGTGGCGACCAAAATCAGCCCCAAAAACATGCAGTGGCCCGCCCGCTCCGGCACCCACGCCCCGGAAGCCTTTCCCGGCGACTGGGTGGTGCAGTGTACCGAGGCTAGCCTGGAGCGCCTGGGCCTGCCCTGCATCGACGTGCAACAGTTTCACGTTTGGAACGACGATTGGCTCAGTGAAGGCGACTGGCAAGAGGCGGTAGCACAGCTCAAGCGCGACGGCAAGATCAGGCATTTCGGGATTTCTATCAACGACCACCAGCCGGGGAACGCGGTGAAGGCTGTGGAAGCGGGCGTGGTAGAAACCGTGCAGGTCATCTACAACGTCTTCGACCAGTCGCCGCAAGACCGCCTGCTAGACGCCTGCCTTGCCAACGGCGTGGGCGTGATCGTGCGCGTGGCGCTGGACGAAGGCAGCCTGACCGGGAATATCACGGCAGATACGACCTTTCCGGACGGAGACTGGCGCAACAATTATTTTGGCGGCCACCGCAAGGCTGACCTTCAACCCCGGTTGCGGGCCATAGAGCAGGGCTTGGGCATTTCTACGGCGCAACTGCCCGAAACGGCGCTGCGATTCGTCCTGGCGCACGAGGCCGTGAGCACCGTGATCGTGGGCATGCGTTCGGTGCGGAACGTGGAACGCAACGCCGCACTGGGCGACGGCCAGGGCCTGTCTGACGAGCAGGTGCAACAACTGTACGCCCACCGCTGGGAGCGCAACTGGTATGAGCCAGCTTCCGATTAA
- a CDS encoding cell wall metabolism sensor histidine kinase WalK — MSNLPGLSIFSRLRRGPSLTVTLLMTMLALVLLTTGGMFLFSNLAVKRQIARLPPEVQAYLRAGQAAERLGQQLAPNPPTPEIRFGSDADLLPPGDSSSGVSGTVSNPNGLTVTIENGRRPQPPDGTGSGERRGRTPFSGSLPAALNPRTQDFVRDVQTSLIQAGLLAASAALLLALLLARRVVRPIGAVSRAAAQLAAGNLAVRAPTLGAEREVAELARTFNEMAESLQALERERQHAVADIAHELRTPIAIMQARLDALEDGVYPLTPEQVTLLSGQTQLLTRLVGDLRTLTLADAGRLGLNPQGVNLGQLAAQVVRDQQDRAAARALSLTFRAAPSNVSSALTADPDRVRQVTSNLIENALRYASSRVEVQIETLPDTVQLHVDDDGPGIPAAQRDAVFTRFTRLDESRARDTGGSGLGLSIVRALVMAHGGQASVDRSPLGGARFTVTLPLHLAGRESLGLPGLKMDTPLR; from the coding sequence TTGAGCAACTTACCCGGCCTGAGCATCTTCAGCCGTCTGAGACGCGGCCCCAGCCTGACGGTCACGCTGCTGATGACGATGCTGGCGCTGGTGCTGCTGACCACCGGCGGCATGTTCTTGTTCAGCAATCTCGCGGTCAAGCGTCAGATTGCGCGGCTGCCACCCGAAGTGCAGGCGTACCTGCGGGCAGGGCAGGCCGCCGAACGGCTGGGGCAACAGCTCGCGCCCAATCCGCCGACCCCCGAAATCCGCTTTGGGAGTGACGCCGACTTGCTGCCCCCCGGCGATTCCAGTTCAGGCGTGTCCGGCACCGTCTCCAATCCCAACGGCCTGACTGTGACCATCGAAAATGGCCGCCGCCCGCAGCCGCCCGATGGTACGGGAAGCGGGGAGCGCCGGGGCCGCACGCCATTTTCCGGTTCCCTTCCTGCCGCCCTGAATCCGCGCACACAGGATTTTGTGCGCGATGTGCAGACCAGTCTGATTCAGGCCGGATTGTTGGCCGCCAGCGCCGCGCTGCTGTTGGCCCTGCTGCTGGCGCGGCGGGTGGTGCGCCCCATCGGAGCCGTCAGCCGGGCCGCTGCACAGTTGGCCGCCGGGAACCTGGCCGTGCGTGCCCCCACACTGGGCGCAGAGCGGGAAGTGGCGGAACTGGCCCGTACCTTCAATGAAATGGCCGAAAGTCTGCAAGCCCTGGAGCGCGAACGTCAGCATGCAGTGGCCGACATTGCCCACGAACTCCGCACGCCGATTGCCATTATGCAGGCGCGGCTGGACGCCCTGGAAGACGGCGTGTACCCGCTGACGCCCGAGCAGGTGACCCTGCTGAGCGGGCAAACGCAACTGCTGACCCGCCTGGTAGGCGACCTGAGGACACTGACCTTGGCCGACGCGGGGCGCTTGGGCCTGAATCCGCAGGGCGTGAACCTGGGCCAATTGGCCGCGCAGGTGGTGCGCGATCAACAAGACCGCGCCGCCGCCCGCGCCCTGAGCCTGACCTTCCGGGCCGCGCCGTCCAATGTGTCCAGCGCCCTGACTGCCGACCCTGACCGCGTGCGGCAAGTGACCAGCAACCTGATTGAAAACGCCCTGCGGTATGCCAGCAGCCGGGTAGAGGTGCAGATAGAAACCTTGCCGGACACCGTGCAACTGCACGTGGATGACGACGGCCCCGGCATTCCCGCCGCCCAGCGCGACGCTGTATTCACGCGCTTTACCCGGCTTGATGAGAGCCGCGCCCGTGACACCGGGGGCAGTGGGCTGGGCCTCTCAATTGTGCGGGCGCTGGTAATGGCACACGGCGGGCAGGCCAGCGTAGACCGCAGCCCTCTGGGTGGGGCACGTTTTACGGTCACTCTTCCTCTGCACCTTGCGGGGCGAGAATCTCTGGGACTGCCGGGCCTAAAGATGGATACACCGCTGCGTTGA
- a CDS encoding response regulator transcription factor, whose protein sequence is MSALILIVEDEPQLAEVLEAYARQEGYRTERAADGVAALIAYRAAHPDLILLDVMLPGRSGLDVLKTIRADGLTPVILVTARAEETDQIVGLELGADDYVVKPFRPREVMARVKAVLRRATAALESGEKPLRVGELEIDRRAVSARVHGHPLALTPAEFRLLAHLAQAPGRAFSREELLAAALPESEALERVVDAHLASVRRKLDAVHAGGLLHTVRGIGYRLEAPA, encoded by the coding sequence ATGAGCGCCCTGATCCTGATTGTCGAAGACGAACCGCAACTGGCCGAAGTGCTGGAAGCTTACGCCCGGCAGGAAGGCTACCGTACCGAACGCGCTGCCGACGGAGTGGCCGCCCTGATCGCCTACCGCGCCGCGCACCCCGACCTGATTTTGCTGGACGTGATGCTGCCGGGCAGGAGTGGGCTGGACGTGCTGAAAACCATCCGGGCCGATGGCCTGACGCCCGTGATTCTGGTCACTGCCCGCGCCGAAGAAACCGACCAGATTGTGGGCCTAGAACTGGGGGCCGACGATTACGTGGTCAAACCGTTCCGGCCCCGCGAGGTGATGGCCCGCGTGAAAGCTGTGCTGCGCCGCGCCACCGCCGCCCTCGAAAGTGGCGAAAAACCGCTGCGGGTCGGAGAACTGGAAATTGACCGCCGCGCCGTGTCTGCCCGCGTGCACGGACATCCTTTGGCCCTCACGCCCGCCGAATTCCGGCTGCTGGCGCACCTGGCTCAGGCTCCGGGCCGGGCCTTTAGCCGCGAGGAACTGCTGGCCGCCGCCCTGCCCGAAAGCGAGGCGCTGGAACGGGTGGTCGACGCGCATCTGGCGAGTGTGCGCCGCAAACTGGACGCTGTCCATGCGGGCGGCCTGCTGCATACCGTGCGCGGCATCGGGTACAGGCTGGAGGCACCGGCTTGA